Genomic DNA from Lycorma delicatula isolate Av1 chromosome 5, ASM4794821v1, whole genome shotgun sequence:
TGGGAACAGTTTTTTCTGAGTGTGGCAGAAAGgttaatgaaataagtaaaagagTTCTGAAGGAAAGTGGATTTTATCAGAGAGTAAGAAGACTGCTATGGAACAAGGAAGTACTTTTGCAAGAGTACCTTTGTAAGAGAATTATGTATGAAGCATAATTTGTACCAATTCTTACCTATGCGGCAGAAATCTGGACAGGCGGCAGAAAGATAGAGTGTCAAGTATGGGCATGCTAGAGAAGACAAGAAGGGAAAGGGGTAAGGAACAGTATGATTAGAGAGGAACTGAAATTGGGAAGTCTTGTCGAGTCAACTGGAAGATCAAAGAAAGCTCAGGTTGTTTGGACATATTGAAAAGATGGATAAGGAAAGATTACCAAACAGGATGATGCATGCAGAGGGAACAGTTAGAAGACCAAGAACAAAATGGTTTTATACGGTGATGGAGAAATTTTGTAGAAGGCCCAACCTGTGGAAACTTGGATTAAAGGGAACTGAAAACGATGGTAATCCATCATTTGGTGGTGTAGTCCACAAAAATGTGGTCAGTACTACTAcgcatatcattattatttacatatcatATTATCATGCTATCAAAATGTGAGAGAACTGTATGTAATGTGGTGggcattttcaattatttttcctcagaaatggttttcaatatttgtttttctaatgtTTAAAGTATGAGATGTCTTTTCCATCAGTAGATTGCGttgaatttcattataattttaaacaactacaattttttttacaattattttatttatttatttttttttacaattttttaaaattatttagtactcAGCTTTAAACATATTGTTGTATTTTATCTAACTGGACCTACAGTTATACATTAATGATATcttgtagttataaaaaatttaacaatttttaggtcatactgtaattaaacaatttttttttcttttgatagagaaataatgtacaatatgtttcagataaatgtaataatattggaTAACTGGGTAGTTTTGtgctttttacaagttttttcatAGTAATAAATTGAACAAGGAAGGAAAAAGGGTGGCTGATCACTTGGTCCCATCAGCACCTGTAACCTTAATTTATActgcatttcaaaatatttattaattccaagctttatttttaaatactaaatgaaaaaaaattaactaattattattaatgaccaATATATTACTGTAATGAATAGAAATACTGAGATAAGGATCTAGATGATGAAAATTCTGGATAGAAAAAATTGTGGTTAGTATCTGTAATAACActgttatatttaacataataattcatGGTACtgaaagaataattaattcatcatcatggactaaaattttgtatttacacttTTATTCAAGTTATGtatgaaacattaataataattctgagGGGAATAAGCTGTCTAGCTGATTTTAAATAGCTATACGTAAATCTTGGCGTATAATATCTAACAAATGAAGACTAGGTTTGATAAAGCTGATAGGAATATTACACAATGATAAAAGTATTACAAGCATATATACTGCAGTAATAgcacgtataaataaataatttttaaaaacctttaataccttgaaaatttatgttgaaaataatcCAGTCATTTTTAAAGGCTATGTTATCTATCTGCAATTGATCACAATAAAGCCATTTCTTAACtttaatctctttaaaattaaGTTCTGTGCTAGTTGTGTATGTAAGAGGTATCATCCAGCATGAATCTGACTTTTTCTTGTCACTTTTGTGTTGAGGTTTTAATGTAAAGTAGCGTTTcttgaaagaaaagaaaacaaagttaatattacaaaattataataatttagttttaattaaacaaaatagataggaaagactttaaatttaatattcatgtgaCCAAACAGAACAATAGATAATATATTTCAGGGaatatcataatgaaaaataaaagtatgtaaaagAAGCCCAGATACTGAAACAGTTCTAACTGATAATCAAAACGAAATGATGCTGGGTACTAAGTCCCTTTTAATGGATAACTACAAATTGTTAATACTAATACAGGATAAGTGTAGAGAAGGCTAGGTCAAGGTACACCATAGAAATTAACCATAATTTTGCTCCTTCAAAATAATctttctgttcaaaaaaaaaaaataaattacaaatatacacaGAGCAGTAGGAAAGTTTCAccatacaactttattttttataatatttcaaaataatttccaccacaAATTATACACTTCCCCATCCTTTAAAAtcagtcttcaaagaaaccctgCCATGTTTTGTCAGAGATTTGGGTTCATTGTCCCAAACATTTAGGCAGTCATCATTGCTCATAAAATGCCTCTCTTTCAGTCTGTTCTTCACCTGGAGGAGCAGAGCAAAGTCACATGGAGTGAGTGAGGTCAGGAGGTGTAGGAAGGGTGCTCTAACAGTTTTACTCCAGCATGGCCAAATACACAGAGCTAACTTTAAAGTGGTGTACTGGAGTGTTATTGTGGTGAAGAAACCATGTGTCCAACCTTGAGTTTGGAAGCAGCTTCTTGAGAGCTTCAACAACTTTAGGCAGTCATTCTCTTGGTATATCACCTCTTTGTAACTGTCTTCTGAGTTTCCAACAAATTTTCTCCAAAACTTCACTCATACTAAAAATACGCCACCATTCTCTTTTTTAAatcctgacccccataggggaagacaccctctgcCACCTTCTCTGTTCCTaccccttatgggctttaccagaggtcatatttattagggtgcacccaagaggTGTCCCGCAAACCAATAAgatttggaaagagatcatgcgtataacgtccaccctctgtctcatcccataAGGCATTgtcatgttgttcaatttctcaaacTTTATCCGAAATCAACTTACCAGATTCTTAGCAACGTACCATTGCTGCTTTTCAGAcacaatcaagtctatcggtttcatgcctgcaatcaccaagactgcctcctGTGAAATAGTACAGTAACCATCtgttaccgttaacaatattaggcattgagcccttaataatatgtcctgataacttttatatttagcCTATCCACCCAAACAGGTGCCACATGTAGTATAATAGCCTTGCACACGCCTTTAAACAGGATGCTCATGGTCTTGAAGTTAAgacccaatcaggattgaccacatgtCGAATACCAAAGAAGATATTGTTGGCCCTCTCCGCAATATactgaaggtgcttcttaaattgcagtttcttaTCAAGAAACACCCCAAGATTCTTTAGAATCTGAACGTACTTTATATGTTGGCCTGCTATTGAAACACAGACTTGCCAACTCACTGTCAAATGGCCTTTGAGGAGCATTATCGTGGGCTAAATGTCATCTTGTATTGATGACCCCACAGCTCAAGCATTCTGCAAGCCCGAGTGGCTTGGAGTTTAACCTCCCTTCGTGAGCTTCCTTCAACCAGCAGGAGCCCATTCTCAGCATAAGCTACGATGCAACACCTGCTGGGTAACCTCAACCGCAGGAGAGAATCCAACTTCACCACCCACAATGAAGGAACCAACATGCTGCCCTGGGGACATCCCTTAGACAGTGTCTTGCCAATCTCATGGCTGCCCTTGCGGAGCGCACATCCcaatgactgaagtaactttgcgtAACTTGCAATTCACTTACAGTACATTCTCTTTTTTGGAGTGGTAAATAGCAGGTCACCATAGATTATTAAATGCTCCGATCTGGATTTTTGAAGATCGCTCCTATCTTCAAACACCtgcattttctattttcttttgagCCTTGGTTGGCATTGTTATAATAGTACAGCCaagtttcatcacctgtcacaatactgtTCACACAAGGAGATttcccatttaaaaatttttcggcATTACACGGCAATATGAAACATGATGTGCCATCTGATCATTAGTCAAGTTATGCAGCACCCATAAGGTACTAAACTTGAAGATCATTTCACAGAATAGCATTATTCGCTGTTGTGTTAATGCCCAAGGACACCACTATTTGGTAGTAGGTCACAAGCCTGTCTGTCTCAAGCATTTTTCGTACTGCAGCATGTTTCTTCTGACACACAGATGACTTATATCATCCTCAAAACCAGAATTTCTTCTTTCAAACTCTCGGTACCACCTAAATATTGTATGAAGAGGACAATCCTCTTAAATCACAGAAGTCATTTCCTCTAAATACTACTGATCAACATTTAATTCATGTGCAAAACTGTAGGTAAAATTTCCTGGTATTCAGTTTTCAACCACGATGACATCACAAACTCTCTGTAcctgagaattttttttgttagtagtaTTTACCATATGGCTCTCGAGCTCTCTTATTAACACATGACTCATGACACATAGAGGTGCAGTGTTTTAcaatataacagttttttatttacattaaaatgctTTCAATCTCTCTTGTGACCTTTCTCAGTGAAactataacacaaaaaataaactgcttcaatttgtaattaaacaagtagtagttttgtgaaattaaagtttgggttaaaataacagcacttaattattcatttttaaaaataaattttgtataaagttttaCAAGAATTTCAAGGATTTTCATATCCTTTATCATGAATATCCACATTTCTTCTTTTGAAAGCCCAAGTCACTTATTGAGTAAGATAAtatacaatcataaaataaaataacattacctGTGTTATTACAGCACTATTTTCTGTATAATTCCTTACAACATGAACGACTGGAAAACCACTTTGTAAAGCCCATGAACTCATAATAGAATCTATTGTCAATGATTTTTCTAGAACTCCTGCTTCAAGTGAAGAATTAGTTAATGCTTTCCATAGATCACTTGTTTCTGCATTTTTATATGAATACGTTTTTAGATAGTTTCGAATTCCATTCTGAAATACATCTTTCCCCAATAACATTTGCATCATACGGATTAGAATAGCCTCtacaacagaaaacaaatcataacactagaattttaaatatttattaataataaaattaaagaaaaatttataaaatgacgaTTTTTGCTAATAATTATCAGTTTCTTCCAGAGAGAAAGGTGAAATTGTTtcatcaacaacaaaaataatatttacagttaatgtggtaaaatatgatattatcttatttttaatgttagcATAGTAAGTTGTGTTAGAAAGAATAGCATACAGGATTGACCACTGGCCTTTACAAATAGAATATAGACAATTAGAGGACAAGTCAAACACATTATATCTTAATACTTATTGCTCCTTGGTAATGTTGCTAGATGTCACCATTCTATTCTGCATTCTAATTAACAATCCATTCTGGAAATTAACCATATATAACAGTCTGTAGATGCTCTCATTGTATGAACATGAAAGCTATACAGTTCCCTATGAGCCTTACATCATCAAGCATTTGTCCAACCACTTTAatgatcatttgaaaaaaaatttcgttaaaatttcacttattcatctcaaaagaagttttacaaaaaggaaaatttataataacaataaaaaaaagttagggacagttcatttttatttgtgaaatatacAGACAAACATACACCTATCCATTcctaaaataattcaaatgatatattattacacaccaatcaaaataaaatatttgttgatttatttgatctttaaaattttgaatgcaaTATGTGTTCTTCGTAGTTGTGTTTGTTACTGTAACTGGAAATAAATACATGtagttataatacatttaaaaactaaaagaaaagatacttaatattatcaaaaattaaacatttttttacttctagTAACAtccaattaaaaagatttaatatagcaggcaaaattaagtattattgttatccaaataatagtaattttattctttaatgtctAGTTCctagaatataatattacaatgagGATGTTTAActttcatacaaataaaaatataaatatggctcaattctttttccattttgtttttccAATTGTTGTATCATAATTTACAAgtttatttactgtcaataattaaaaaaatatatccattgTTAGTAAAGGTTCCTGGCCAAGGCAGATACAACGCATATCCTAGAGATGACTGGATCGTCATACATATCACTTAACCATAGAAAAAGTTCAGAATGAGTTTATTGCAAATGTTTACtggaagaaaaaagtttaaagagGAAAACACAAAGAGGTTTATAAAATGAGATGTATttaactttgaatattattaccTTTCTCATAGGATATATCATCAAACACCTGCTCTATATCTTTTGATTTACAAATTTCCACAGAAACTTCATGAGTTGATTTGAGTCCATCAATTTCCATAACTGAGGTCATGCTATACACTGATGAAGAATTTAAAGTGTTCCATTTTGGAAACATctgtatgttataaaaataaaattaaacttattaatgaATAGATTGCTAACTCCGATCAATCATTCTGAgaatcaaaatgtttaatatacatAGTTGAAATATATACAGAGTTTAGTTATagttgaaatttatgaaattcatttaaatcattattctattatttaaatatgaaaataaatttactttttaaaaagacaGACACATTTACAGACAAAGACATTTACTATGTACAAAGACACACTTATCAGTATAAAATGATACAGTAATAGTACTTTTGatgtttacaaaaacatattattttaaacatatactgAGTAATTACTCAgtatatgcatgtatgtatttGATCAACAGATATTAGCAGTCTCCATAAGAGTCAGTGCCAGCAGTTCATTGAAGGTATGGATAGATTGTGAGACTCCAAAAGGAGGCAACAAAATCTGTTTGCCTATTAACAGATAAGAAGAATGCGAGAGTATCATCACTAAGAAGACTCAGATCTTCTAAGGTAATCATAGCTTACACTCTCAATCATATGTCTCTGAGTATAAAACAGAAATCGCAGCCTCAAGACATGTGATACCTATTTCAGTCATCAAATATATTTGTAGATGGAATCCGAGGTAATGAGggaagatataataatttaataatatccgAACATAGTTGaagatacaaattaaatatgtacaatGTACAATGATATTTGAgctgttttattcttgttttccaGGATATATCTTTCATGTTAGTAAAAACTGGAATATCTTTCGagaaaaaccagatggaaatttgtTAACTGAATTACTTTCAACATGCCATAAAAAAAACGTGGACACAAGAAATACCTAAAGAACTGGGTAACATAAACTTATGGCATGTTTATATAGTAATGGGATCTTGTATTATATAGAATCTATCATATTTCTAGTTTTTCACCATTGATATGGTGAAAATTGATTGATGTGATCATCAAAATCTGGTCACTGGTTAAAGAGAATGACCATGTACTGACAGCCTGTAAACAATTCTTGAAATTTGTCTCGAATCAGTTAATGCCAACATAAACTTAATCATAAAGAGCTTTTTATTTTGCCTTTAGCACTGtcaatataaagataaaaattttagattgatTCATTAAGATACAACAAGAAGAAGgaacaaatttcattattatcctTACTGAATGTACCTTCATGGTACAAGAAGTAAAAtgggttttcattttttcacagtgaattctaaaaatatttccctTAAACAGAAAACTCAATTCccttaaataaaaacacatgtaCTAGAATATTAGACAAAGAAATACTCTGCATGAAATCAAAAGTTAAATATGCAGccttatcaatatttaatatgttttgtaaacAAGGAGCTAACAAGTCTTTCAATTTTGGAAGAATGATATACCTCCtcataaacaagcaattattatcAATAGAATCCTTTGTATAGAAAAGGTGATAGATAAAATGGAATTAAGAGAAAAGCTACATCAATATTTTAAGATCCAggtaaaactttacaaaaaatttagtgAAGGTAGGTATAACAGGTGTAGACAATAAAATAGCAGTTTTATAGATTTAGGTAATTTCTTACACAtaggaaaatatgtaaaaatttaaagtaagattGCCACAATCCAATATtagattctgttttgtttttagttttcaaaagttatttaaaaaagtgaagtaAATATTCATACTCTATGCAGATGATATAACAGTGACACAACCCTGCTAATacaaatgaattagaaataagCACTTTTATGGAAATGCATGCAGTTATTGCAACAgcttttttaagtataatttttaagtaaaatcaaactttgtaacattttaaagtaaattagcttatcaaaaaataatattatgatttgctagataaaattacataatagaatAGTTATCACTAATGAAGTTCTTAAATTCAATGATTACTCACAAGCTAAGGCACTTTTATCCATTCATTTCTTacctaacattttttcataaagaaactGCTTGTAGTAAACAtcttaatatgttaaatttagacATGAATAAATGTTAcagttactttattaaattaggaTTTTCTTATGATGTCCATTTTCCAGTCCAGTAACTGaggcttttgtttatttttctagtaCCTACAAAATCCCCCAGTTGCATATGGGTGCAATACAGATTAAGCATAGTGGTAGGGCTCCACCTTATTGCATCCAAGTCCGTAGGATTTCATTTGGGGTGTCCTTTCCTAGACTCATCCACTCTCTCTACCGTAATGactggaaaattttaataaataaatgtttatttttaaatttatttaaagttataaagaaTTTGTACACTGTTATTGATGTAAAGGTGGTAAGTAGAGACAAGTTTGTAAATACTAATTTAGACGTTCAACAAGGGTGTcctttgtcatatttaatttatattttgatgaacTGATCTTTCAATGGAAACAACAAGTGTTTTTGGACATCTGCATGAGGATATTTATATTACTGCATTATTGTTTGCTgacgatttaattattttaagtgagaATGAAAATGATCTggagtttaatatatttaaattcaacaaGAGAAAAGCTACATCAATCTTTTAAGATCCAGGTAAAACTCTACAAAAAATTTAGTGAAGGTAGGTATAACAGGTGTAGACAATAAAACAGCAGTTTTATAGATTTAGGTAATGGCTGGAAGCTGAATCCCTCCCTGGCCATGTCCActatataattagttaaatattttaattgcaaattGTCTGTTAAGAAATCAAAGGTAATGGCTATTAAGAGTAAGGAATCTAttagatcaaaaattatattagaaaatgaaGCTCTTGAACAAGTCACCccttttaaattactatttatctaTCTTATATTTGAGACtatgacattaaaattaaaactaatctcTTTAGGTTGGTGTGTGAAACTACAAAGCAAAAcctaaagaataaagaaagactTAACAGCCAGCTAAAATTATATATGACAATGGATGTACAAGTGTTTTTATA
This window encodes:
- the LOC142324744 gene encoding aminopeptidase N-like isoform X2 codes for the protein MTLVVDRVYPWTRVVNRKNQKLIASMTNGNSITFFNEAILIRMMQMLLGKDVFQNGIRNYLKTYSYKNAETSDLWKALTNSSLEAGVLEKSLTIDSIMSSWALQSGFPVVHVVRNYTENSAVITQKRYFTLKPQHKSDKKKSDSCWMIPLTYTTSTELNFKEIKVKKWLYCDQLQIDNIAFKNDWIIFNINFQGIKGF
- the LOC142324744 gene encoding aminopeptidase N-like isoform X3, yielding MTLVVDREAILIRMMQMLLGKDVFQNGIRNYLKTYSYKNAETSDLWKALTNSSLEAGVLEKSLTIDSIMSSWALQSGFPVVHVVRNYTENSAVITQKRYFTLKPQHKSDKKKSDSCWMIPLTYTTSTELNFKEIKVKKWLYCDQLQIDNIAFKNDWIIFNINFQGIKGF
- the LOC142324744 gene encoding thyrotropin-releasing hormone-degrading ectoenzyme-like isoform X1; the protein is MFPKWNTLNSSSVYSMTSVMEIDGLKSTHEVSVEICKSKDIEQVFDDISYEKEAILIRMMQMLLGKDVFQNGIRNYLKTYSYKNAETSDLWKALTNSSLEAGVLEKSLTIDSIMSSWALQSGFPVVHVVRNYTENSAVITQKRYFTLKPQHKSDKKKSDSCWMIPLTYTTSTELNFKEIKVKKWLYCDQLQIDNIAFKNDWIIFNINFQGIKGF